TATACCAACGCGCAAtaatcagttttaaataattaaacaattattcatcaaaaatttaaagtaggcTCTCATTTTTAGCAGGTTGTGTTGCTGCATACCCCGTGCGCCCGCCTATGCATGGAGTGCGTTTTCGTTTAGCGTAATCGGCACGCGTCAAAATCGCTCTAGTGTGGTGCGGCCCTTATTCCGAGACGCTTACAGCTGGCATGCGCTTCGCGGTCTCGCGGGTCGCGAGGTGTTTTTAGCGGCGGTCAAGTCGatcagtttattataataggtattatataagcatattttaagtgtattatttttattttattccaataTACACCTAATATCAATTGCGTGATTAAAAGAAGTTTCATTTCATGCGCGCGTACTTGTTACACgtacagtttatttttattatctatggttaggtactcatatttttttattttttcaaaatgtcatTTATTCAGTGTGTTGTACAACCAATAATAACGATCAAATAAAAGGAATTTTTAAGTCGAAAAGAGAAACTCGAGCCATAATTCAAAACCGGTCAATATTGTTCAACtttattgtgttaaatattCTATGACGAATTTATATGGAAAAGGGATTACAGGTCGCAATTCTTGTGCATTGGAGAATCTTCAAAATATGGTCAAAACGTGTATATGAAGGAACAATGAATGACCATTGAAATTCTACACGTAGGTATTCGACCGGATGCGGTTCATTGTGGGAATAGAAAGGTCGAATGTTGAATTAATTCGTCACGACTACAGAAAATgatgataaaagaaaaaaaactgtttcacGTACTAGCTATTAAGTGATTATTGAATATGACGGTGAACCATTATTAAGGAGTACACATCGTggccattttataatatatcattttggCTGAATACATTGCGTCCctaaatacgaaaatatacGTCGCGACGACTGAGTTGCTTCAGTCACTACTTCGTGTTacgtttataacaataattgttatactatttctacatgtttattgaaaaactcGTAGGCAACCTCGTTTATCGATGCCTACCTTATCTGTAAATACCACTATATGTTACACCATgtttagtgaaaaaaataaacaattatattggataacaatttatttttcaaaagtgtttaaatgataatttaaacgactttgtagatatttttaattttaaagctatgtgttttttacaatattttaattatcctatcacattcttaaaatattatacatcgattgaaaaaataatatttagttttgtatatttttgtaatgttataatctagttgtattcttttataatattttattaaatcaaacaaaaataccaaaatagcTAACATTATGCTGAAAACAGTGAaaacataattacaatttttaatttaaaataatattttagtgtttaaattttagtttttaatttatttcactagTTTTAaccgataaattataatttatatttcaaaaaaaaaatagtctaatATTTTCGTCaggaaaaatgaatattatgttaaatcaatatattatttcataaaagagTAAGTATGTTACAACGATATTAACAACATCAACACGACGATATTACTGCTAGtatgaaaaatgttgatatgtatataattattatattttcgggaaataataattgcaatacGGCGAGGTACTCGCTCGATATCTTATCAAATGGTCTTTCCACTTATTCAGATGATGCCATCGTCATTGTAAAATctgaagtatattattataaaaataaggtcTATAACATAACTACATTCGTGTTACCCTAGACTGTCGTAAGTACTTAGTACAAGCCGTCGCTCGTCATACTACCTAGTATCTAATCAtcgtttattaaaactttattaactaACTTTTTGTTTAGTTAGTTAATCATGGTACTGCTCAACAGCCGTGCGTACTAGGCGGGACAGTCAGTGGCGTACCTAAGCCTTTCTTACGGGTACCTACTTTATAATCGCACATCCAAATATTCCACGTATTGATGTCAGCTGGCTGTGtggattttttcaaaactccTGAGAATTTTGTcagtgaatatatttttactatatgtctatatgaCTGACATTTTGCACTTGGCCACAGCCACATAAAGGAGATTCCGCCTTCCCCAAACGATACACcagtgataataattgtttactaaCTATGCAttgattatcataaattaaaagaaaacaaataggtaattgtgtttaaaatatcttcaaatttatttcatttatcaaagacgataatatatttctcaTACCATAAATTCTAGAAAACACATACTGCATTACTGCGTATATTGTGCTTTAATAAAAGGTAacaattagataatattattatagtgttgcTCGCAAGAACGATAACGATTGACAACCGATTATCGTTTTCAATGAAAATcggataataataaagtatatttcaatttaatatttttaattttaaacagttataagtctataactaatataactcTATCAGACGATGCTCACACTATCTCACCTGCACATTACGCATTATCGTCTGTCTTTATTTATaggtgttattatataattattaagattatttgCGTCGTGCTAtcggccgccgccgccggctCGCTGGTGCGCgcatattaactataaaactaatttaattagtaattgcTATAATACGTCGTCGCGTTAACAACGTGTGTAAAGAGCCCTCgcttatttttgttatcattCTAGTAATATTTTCTCGTTTGCCGATTCTAGTTGTTTTTAGTTGTTAGTGTCACGGGCGCTTTATCGTCAACTtgtatattatcgttttttatattatatttattatgtgcgCAAGAAGTTTGGCCAatcttattcatttttgtattattgttgtgtgtACGCTAATCGCcacattttcttatattattgtgtgtgcGCTGGTGGCcggtgtttttttatattatttatattataccatattacataatatttacattttaatgcgCGAATTGCcgtattgtttttttgattaattgtaACTTGGCGTTTGTGTGtaggtatgtaattatattttacataggatAGATAGCAGATGGCCAGCCGTGCACCGACTATATCgtgagttttaaattatatgttatatattattatatattattattactattatcattaatattactgctatcatattatttacctcAGGGTCTATTCTAAGGATTTTTGTCAACAACGCATTAAATTCtctactttaaatataaaaatatgatttatcttttaaatatactaaaaatatactaatataataatattattaataaacgcataatataaattataaatagtgtattatactatGCTGCACATAATACTGAATCGTACAGGTACATGGGAACTATGTCTATGTACGGTGTAAGcaaatataggtatctaatcgacttccaaaaaataatcttcaaaataatatatataactggtatagtaatttaatatgtaatatttgaaatttgaaaatcacTCAACTAATATTCACAAAATTATTGCATAGGTgataaatggtttttgaaaaatataatttttgaaccaTTTCACCAACCTCTTCATccttaatatcattattataacattatgaacaacataaaaatgtattccgaCTGACCAAACATTTTCTCAATATCGCAAACAATGCTTAGCCGCGCCTTACATTATACCCTGATTTacctattagtatattattatatcttattgcacacatattttattctatttatccATAAGGGacgtgcatttattatatttattattatattttaaatctagcGCCGACGGAAGAGCACCTTTTTAGGCCCTCCCGCACCTTTCATGGcattttatgatttgtaagcatataattttttttttaaattagaaatacaaGTCCTGTCTATGGTGGTGGCTCGTGGGTGCAcgatccaaaaaaaaaaaaaaattaccaatacttttatatataaaagaagaAAAGGCCTTTTTTGTTCCAATTTTGTcacgatattatttaaccttttcccaatttttttcaacagaGATGTTCCAAATACGAGTGTTACCGCGTCACtcgaattttcattttttttttgtctaaggGAAAGGTGAGAGgagtttgtatttaaaatttatggttttttagtgtgtcatttaaataatttaatgatttttttttcacaataagGTTGTAGTACCAAATGAGCCTATGAGTaaatcacttttattattttcaatttcattttatttgtcctttcagttataaatatcataaattaagttaaattataaaaaatattatacattatatggctaggttttataattataataaaaaaatcaatttatatacaaattgattatttaacacaGAATAGCGAAGCCGGGTAATTcagatagtatattatattacgaataATTTGATGAATGTTTAATTCGTCAATGTCAATAGAAAACAGAAACATGACTGTtgactagaaaaaaaaaatgttgatgttaaactcttgaattttattattatcattatcattgtcATTAGACACCCACCTAGGTTAGgttaatgtaaatttgtacACTCAATGACAGGTGATCTCagaggtaaatatatattttggttccactgtttatattattgagcCAAAAgggtcataaattattttatttttactaattatatgtatattggttTGCCAAACACATAGGTAAcataaattttagaataataaaattattcagtgcccttattatacattatttttaattgttgggCTAAAAgggctataaattattaattgttattatcttattatactatacttattattagagCATGGATGTTGTAGTACTAAAAGACTTGTAAAATTGATTGGAGTATTACActgaaaaatactaaaaattgcaCTAAAAAATAGcagttttttgttataaatgtttttggtaCTTGTGCGTTATCGCGCCTACCGCCGACTCATCGAGACTACCTTGATTTCACTTGTGCGTTATCGCGACTCCTTTGATTTCGaacgcattttattttacacaatatatttttaatacgtttataataatacaaaactacCCAAAGCTAAAAgtcaatgtatttattgttaatataataatataaataatatgtcaagtataataaaataaaataaaatttagtaaaaatttaaaaatcgatttgTGGTGGTCATTGTTTTGCAATACTATTAAGTAAAACGTTGAACTTGTATTCATTATGGTTAGTAttccttcaatttttttttttttctcaaacttATAACACATACTTcccgtaaataattattctaatcaTTTACCGTATTAATACTaagttttaagtgtttttcaCAAAAGTTCACTGAAGTCATTTCCTCTGTCCaacaaaacataaaacgtAAAGCTTGCAAAAATGATATGCGACTATTCACAAACCAATTGGCAACACGCATGTTAACTTTTTGTTGACAACTTTTCACATTGCACTTCCAAAATACTTGTTTTCCAAAATAGAGTTTCGCTTTGTGACCGTTCAAACAGATTCGTTTATGTGGTAAAATGCctttttcttgaaaaaaagCTACAGCATCTTTTTCCATAGTTGGTAAGAAGTTCCACAGATCCATTGCCAAATAATCGTAACTGTATAACAAGTTATTACTACTACCAGCGTGACAGCGTGGTTGTGACTAAATGTCTAAGTGTCCTAAAAGTTACACAGCCAGTCTATAAAAATTACGATAAGTGCGATTGTAACGACATtggaaaaaatagaattagtAATAGAATTGCATATAAAACGGCGTCGCTATAACCCATAATATGAGGTAGTCGTGATAAGGCATATGTGGCGCATGGTAGATTTTCTTAAATCTTTCTTAAGTAGTAGAACTCAAAgagttaaactaaataatcaatataaagaAATCCATGAAGTATCTTGTCATGTACCGCAAGGCACAGTTTTTGttctcttattatttattatctttataaatgtTCTCTTAAAAATGCAGGCTAATTTAGATagtacaattttaagttttgcTAATGATACTGGCATACTGCTATATTACTATCTGAACAAACTATAGATGCTTTGTATTATGAAgcaaataaaattctaaacattGTAAATGATTGGTTTTGCTAgaataaactaaaactaaacctattaaaatctaaatatatttgttttaacccACAGAAGtgagttattttaaatgaaaataatttaattatccgttcaataaattgtgtttcaatatctaataatacatGTGGACCAGAGTGTGTTAAACTAGAAAATGTGAgggaataaaaatatcttagtcTGATTATTGACTGTAGACTCAAATGGGATagtcatatacattttttaaataatactttaaaagaaTTCttcttcatatttaattataaatttaataatgcatacaaaagaattgtttatttatcctTGGTACAATCTGTTTATACTTATGGTATTTTGATTTGGGGAggaattttcaataatcatCTATccacattaataataactataaactgtataattaaatatctacttaTTTTACCAATTCATACAAGtaccatattaatttataagaaactAAAAGTAAATGATTTTAGGATAGGGTCCAAACCACATGAAACCATGAAATGTACCTTTTAATATCatgaatgtataaattaaaattatatcaataaataaaacaccaacttaattttatttaaaataattgtttttattatctcGAACAacacaatagtataatattcattatcagtattattataatgacaggatgatttaaattaaattaacatagcAGTGGTGTGTGGTCTAagtgtatgtatacatttaaatttattttttattattataaatatctaataaataatttattagtattatttttaacaagtgGCTATCACAaagttaaatatcaatataaaatgttagataattaattttaagaaaagatTAATGATTGTCGAGATAAACATtactaaaactaatattatatttaaatgtaatacaaaaagatacttaaaaaagttaattaaaaaatattatacttaaataatttttataaaacataattttaaaaatacatatttaaattatgcttataaaacttaattgtaaaaatacatatttaaaagatacatataaaacttaattataaaaatacatatttaaaatgtaaatgatactactataatttaaaaaataatatgcataatgcaGAATTTATATgagttaatataatgttatacatttgaatGACTGCCCAACTGTAAAATACAcatgtatactatttttttttagaacttatataatcttaaaaaagatttctttaattgtattaaataaagattttaaaatacattgttatttaattaataaactatggtTTCCAAAAATGtaagcttaaaaaaataattaatatactaaaaataaaacatttattttccaagaattaataaattcttagTTATTATCTTACTAATTCcttatacttaatacataatatttttataataaaaatgaacaatttattttactatgaatAATTGACACAATgtcaatacataatttatttattaattattatctatcagGTGTTCACATAACAATGAatgtagtaaaattataaagcgtactaataataattaacttataaattaagttattcttTAGTaagaagtttatattttaaaagtatgagAATGAGtcaattatttcattacatttaatgaaCATCAGTTCTGTTAATCATTCCTAAatcttaattaatgtatttatatatcaaaataaaaccattctaAGAATATGATTccacacaaaattatttagcattattaatataaaatcacttatacataaaatatccttgaatatttaaaatttattttaattataatttattaaagaatagTATTTTATCGTCAAGGTAtttatttgagaaaaaaattataaaattaataattcaaaatggttattaataatattgtagtaatcTTTAAGCTGATGacgtatataaaaaagaaagaatAAAAACCTTGTATTCAACaaactcaaaattaattttaaatatctatctaccataaaaaattttacatgagctgatatataatttatattttagtaaaaagatatatttttttttgttttgctaattttttacctgtaatatctttattatctttattgttgaaaattttttttttttttaaatttagtaagtttttaaaattgaaaatgttttaggtTATTGAGtcacatttatacattatccTTTTCCTCAAACTTATTAGTCAAATCTGATACAAGATCCCTAAAATCCACGGGACTGATGTTTTTGCTCAGTTGATAAAAGACAAACCAATCACCTATCCAAAACTTCTGAGTTAAAGATTTTAATGCCTTGTGAGAAGAGCTATCAGTTTTTGAtttcaataacattaaacGTAAGACGGggtttacaataataagtgtacgataaacaatgtttaatacaCTAATTATGGCAATAAACCAGAACCAAAACCACAGGAACGCAAAAATTTTTTCGTTCAGAACATTTAGTGGCAACACGCACATACCGTCAAACTTCTGAATACTGCCAGTTGGACCGAATTTGTGGAATGTACATTTGGTGACTATGGGAAACATTCGATTCATTACATCCGTACGATCTTCCGGTTTCGTTTCAttcattgttaatatattataaccatacattttaaactcaCCTTCaagaaagtaatttataaaatacatctgGAGTAGGATGTTGCACAAGTTAAGGAACTCACAGAGGAAAAAGCGGATAGCATAGAAATTTTGCAAATGTAGGTTTTTgacaaagt
This genomic stretch from Rhopalosiphum maidis isolate BTI-1 chromosome 3, ASM367621v3, whole genome shotgun sequence harbors:
- the LOC113559801 gene encoding innexin inx2-like gives rise to the protein MIDIFGPIKTLLKFDNVVIDNIVFRLHYRATVLILLVCSILITSRQYFGDPIDCMVEGIPTNIMDTYCWIYSTFTLPKWNNGKIGKDVHPGVSVYDEDTDTVKYHKYYQWVCFVLFFQAMFFYAPRYLWKLWEAGRMRSLIMDLNCSIVFDPEHKELLINYFVKNLHLQNFYAIRFFLCEFLNLCNILLQMYFINYFLEGEFKMYGYNILTMNETKPEDRTDVMNRMFPIVTKCTFHKFGPTGSIQKFDGMCVLPLNVLNEKIFAFLWFWFWFIAIISVLNIVYRTLIIVNPVLRLMLLKSKTDSSSHKALKSLTQKFWIGDWFVFYQLSKNISPVDFRDLVSDLTNKFEEKDNV